Proteins found in one Brachypodium distachyon strain Bd21 chromosome 5, Brachypodium_distachyon_v3.0, whole genome shotgun sequence genomic segment:
- the LOC100825070 gene encoding uncharacterized protein LOC100825070 isoform X2, translating into MSAAAAEDGEATLRHKTSTKKKKAKHGDVEVAPSKPPMPAAPFRETPPPESPAPGTPTLEEVTRRTKEQGKRKTREEQHAAARNPSLAMAMHNPSPPAAAQTAILGQEQQQVVTKKRKRRAPLPSEPTQTHSLQLQGTCRAPPQHDPAREEEAAAAMRTKERNMKTRMVMEQQLLAPSPAPSHTLVEGGVMSRKKTRKHQDQMSSPSLTAAVATPIFQQDAKGKNKQEQAPLPSIPGQIHLQETQAPPEQEPQAGGCKGKCTKHNNGRKYHVPVLSSRQLIPHQLLNRKEKPLPQGMRTFQYFVDNCTDSPPFTAYIEQFRCDPVRQDRKPALPRTPDSLAMLPPRGRPSVDSSQLTACEISGACTIKNSVASKTKQKMSGSGSASGSQEKLNVKIRKTTVMGTKKQRKKPPLLTSAEKRSDKYRRVPLDQLVPPPCSPHKLLQEKYASDPWKVIVICMFLNLTQGKQVRKIVDGFFERYPDPVSAFNADPKKMEAYLAPLGLQSVKTRNIQKLSKQYVEEDWKYVTELCGVGKYAADAYSIFCAGRATEVVPEDHKLVDYWKYVCLELPKMKEDLVNVEEAGVTEQNNVSLSVGESVACQNRSLG; encoded by the exons atgtcggcggcggcggcggaagacgGGGAGGCGACGCTGCGTCACAAgacgtcgacgaagaagaagaaggccaagcATGGCGATGTGGAGGTGGCTCCGTCCAAGCCCCCCATGCCCGCTGCCCCATTCCGTGAAACCCCACCCCCTGAGTCCCCGGCTCCCGGAACCCCAACCTTGGAAGAGGTCACGAGGAGGACAAAGGAACaagggaagaggaagacgcGTGAGGAGCAGCATGCGGCGGcccgaaaccctagcttgGCGATGGCGATGCACAATCCTTCTCCGCCCGCTGCTGCCCAAACCGCCATCTTGgggcaggagcagcagcaggtggtgACCAAGAAACGGAAGCGGAGGGCGCCATTGCCATCTGAGCCCACCCAGACTCACTCTCTTCAGCTGCAAGGGACCTGCAGAGCTCCGCCACAACATGACCCAGCaagggaagaggaggcggctgCAGCGATGAGGACCAAGGAAAGGAATATGAAGACGCGCATGGTCATGGAGCAGCAGTTGCTGGCGCCCTCTCCTGCCCCAAGCCACACCTTGGTGGAAGGGGGTGTCatgtcgaggaagaagaccagGAAGCACCAGGACCAGATGTCCTCTCCTTCTCTGACCGCTGCTGTCGCAACCCCAATCTTTCAGCAGGACGCCAAGGGGAAAAACAAACAGGAGCAGGCCCCATTGCCATCTATTCCTGGCCAGATCCACTTACAAGAAACCCAAGCTCCACCAGAACaagagccacaagctggtGGCTGCAAGGGTAAATGTACTAAACACAACAATGGAAGGAAGTACCATGTTCCTGTTCTCAGCAGCCGTCAGCTCATCCCGCATCAGCTCCTCAACAGGAAGGAGAAGCCACTGCCTCAAGGCATGCGGACGTTCCAATATTTCGTTGACAATTGCACTGATTCGCCGCCTTTTACTGCATACATTGAGCAGTTCCGCTGTGATCCTGTACGTCAAGATCGCAAACCCGCACTTCCTAGAACCCCTGATAGTCTTGCCATGCTGCCACCTCGAGGTCGCCCATCAGTTGACTCATCTCAGTTAACTGCATGTGAAATTTCAGGTGCTTGCACAATTAAAAATTCTGTAGCTTCCAAGACAAAGCAGAAAATGTCAGGTTCAGGTTCAGCCTCAGGCTCACAAGAGAAACTAAATGTAAAGATAAGGAAAACCACTGTTATGGGGACCaagaagcaaaggaaaaaaCCACCACTGCTTACCAGTGCTGAGAAGCGCTCAGATAAATATCGCCGTGTTCCCTTGGACCAACTGGTACCACCACCATGCTCCCCTCATAAGCTCTTGCAGGAGAAGTACGCTTCCGACCCCTGGAAAGTTATTGTCATCTGCATGTTCCTTAACCTAACACAGGGCAAACAG GTCAGGAAGATAGTGGACGGGTTCTTCGAACGTTATCCTGATCCTGTATCGGCATTCAACGCTGATCCTAAAAAGATGGAGGCATATCTTGCACCTCTAGGTTTGCAAAGtgtgaaaacaagaaacatccAGAAACTATCTAAGCAATATGTTGAAGAAGATTGGAAATATGTTACCGAGCTATGTGGAGTCGGCAA GTATGCAGCTGATGCTTATTCAATATTTTGTGCGGGGAGGGCAACAGAGGTGGTACCTGAGGATCACAAGTTAGTTGATTACTGGAAATACGTTTGCTTGGAGTTGCCCAAGATGAAGGAG GATTTGGTAAACGTTGAGGAAGCTGGAGTGACAGAGCAGAATAATGTTTCCCTCAGCGTGGGGGAATCAGTAGCCTGCCAGAATAGGAGCTTGGGTTGA
- the LOC100825070 gene encoding uncharacterized protein LOC100825070 isoform X1, whose translation MSAAAAEDGEATLRHKTSTKKKKAKHGDVEVAPSKPPMPAAPFRETPPPESPAPGTPTLEEVTRRTKEQGKRKTREEQHAAARNPSLAMAMHNPSPPAAAQTAILGQEQQQVVTKKRKRRAPLPSEPTQTHSLQLQGTCRAPPQHDPAREEEAAAAMRTKERNMKTRMVMEQQLLAPSPAPSHTLVEGGVMSRKKTRKHQDQMSSPSLTAAVATPIFQQDAKGKNKQEQAPLPSIPGQIHLQETQAPPEQEPQAGGCKGKCTKHNNGRKYHVPVLSSRQLIPHQLLNRKEKPLPQGMRTFQYFVDNCTDSPPFTAYIEQFRCDPVRQDRKPALPRTPDSLAMLPPRGRPSVDSSQLTACEISGACTIKNSVASKTKQKMSGSGSASGSQEKLNVKIRKTTVMGTKKQRKKPPLLTSAEKRSDKYRRVPLDQLVPPPCSPHKLLQEKYASDPWKVIVICMFLNLTQGKQVRKIVDGFFERYPDPVSAFNADPKKMEAYLAPLGLQSVKTRNIQKLSKQYVEEDWKYVTELCGVGKYAADAYSIFCAGRATEVVPEDHKLVDYWKYVCLELPKMKEVFSTHKDLVNVEEAGVTEQNNVSLSVGESVACQNRSLG comes from the exons atgtcggcggcggcggcggaagacgGGGAGGCGACGCTGCGTCACAAgacgtcgacgaagaagaagaaggccaagcATGGCGATGTGGAGGTGGCTCCGTCCAAGCCCCCCATGCCCGCTGCCCCATTCCGTGAAACCCCACCCCCTGAGTCCCCGGCTCCCGGAACCCCAACCTTGGAAGAGGTCACGAGGAGGACAAAGGAACaagggaagaggaagacgcGTGAGGAGCAGCATGCGGCGGcccgaaaccctagcttgGCGATGGCGATGCACAATCCTTCTCCGCCCGCTGCTGCCCAAACCGCCATCTTGgggcaggagcagcagcaggtggtgACCAAGAAACGGAAGCGGAGGGCGCCATTGCCATCTGAGCCCACCCAGACTCACTCTCTTCAGCTGCAAGGGACCTGCAGAGCTCCGCCACAACATGACCCAGCaagggaagaggaggcggctgCAGCGATGAGGACCAAGGAAAGGAATATGAAGACGCGCATGGTCATGGAGCAGCAGTTGCTGGCGCCCTCTCCTGCCCCAAGCCACACCTTGGTGGAAGGGGGTGTCatgtcgaggaagaagaccagGAAGCACCAGGACCAGATGTCCTCTCCTTCTCTGACCGCTGCTGTCGCAACCCCAATCTTTCAGCAGGACGCCAAGGGGAAAAACAAACAGGAGCAGGCCCCATTGCCATCTATTCCTGGCCAGATCCACTTACAAGAAACCCAAGCTCCACCAGAACaagagccacaagctggtGGCTGCAAGGGTAAATGTACTAAACACAACAATGGAAGGAAGTACCATGTTCCTGTTCTCAGCAGCCGTCAGCTCATCCCGCATCAGCTCCTCAACAGGAAGGAGAAGCCACTGCCTCAAGGCATGCGGACGTTCCAATATTTCGTTGACAATTGCACTGATTCGCCGCCTTTTACTGCATACATTGAGCAGTTCCGCTGTGATCCTGTACGTCAAGATCGCAAACCCGCACTTCCTAGAACCCCTGATAGTCTTGCCATGCTGCCACCTCGAGGTCGCCCATCAGTTGACTCATCTCAGTTAACTGCATGTGAAATTTCAGGTGCTTGCACAATTAAAAATTCTGTAGCTTCCAAGACAAAGCAGAAAATGTCAGGTTCAGGTTCAGCCTCAGGCTCACAAGAGAAACTAAATGTAAAGATAAGGAAAACCACTGTTATGGGGACCaagaagcaaaggaaaaaaCCACCACTGCTTACCAGTGCTGAGAAGCGCTCAGATAAATATCGCCGTGTTCCCTTGGACCAACTGGTACCACCACCATGCTCCCCTCATAAGCTCTTGCAGGAGAAGTACGCTTCCGACCCCTGGAAAGTTATTGTCATCTGCATGTTCCTTAACCTAACACAGGGCAAACAG GTCAGGAAGATAGTGGACGGGTTCTTCGAACGTTATCCTGATCCTGTATCGGCATTCAACGCTGATCCTAAAAAGATGGAGGCATATCTTGCACCTCTAGGTTTGCAAAGtgtgaaaacaagaaacatccAGAAACTATCTAAGCAATATGTTGAAGAAGATTGGAAATATGTTACCGAGCTATGTGGAGTCGGCAA GTATGCAGCTGATGCTTATTCAATATTTTGTGCGGGGAGGGCAACAGAGGTGGTACCTGAGGATCACAAGTTAGTTGATTACTGGAAATACGTTTGCTTGGAGTTGCCCAAGATGAAGGAGGTATTCTCAACACATAAG GATTTGGTAAACGTTGAGGAAGCTGGAGTGACAGAGCAGAATAATGTTTCCCTCAGCGTGGGGGAATCAGTAGCCTGCCAGAATAGGAGCTTGGGTTGA